A stretch of DNA from Salmo trutta chromosome 12, fSalTru1.1, whole genome shotgun sequence:
cctgcatgaaaccttgtcaggcttttgcctgccataggagttctgttatactcacagacaccattcaaacagttttagaaaattcagagtgttttctatccaaacctgaacaataatatgcatattctagcttctgagttggtgtaggaggcagttaaaaatgggcacattttttccaaaattctcaatactgccccctatcccaaacaggttaacagccATTAACATTTTCAGAAACAGCCTTGGTGTAAAATCTATCCGGTCTTTTCCACTTAACTGGGAAGACTCATGATATATTTGAGGTCTCTTTCAGAGTATTAAAACATTTCTGGCCTAAATTCTCCTCTGAGCAACCAATGTTATCTTTTGAGAAAATCACATATCTAAGTGTTGAAATGGACATTTAAAAACTGCATGGATGGGGATTTGCTCTTAAATTAGTGACTCGGTCTGCTAAGTACACTGCTGAACCGAATGTCACTGTAAAACATAGCTGAGAGTCAAGTCTTGCTTTGACTCCCAAGCTGTTAACCAATTGCTCACTCTCATTCACATTGTGCAAACTTCCCAACTTACAATCCTGTAACAAAAACATTTACCTGGTCTATACTCCAATACTGCAATTCACAAGAAATATTCAAGTGAATCATGTAGGGTAAATGGCGGCAAGATtgtgttgcacggtataccggTACCACGGTAATAAAAGGTACCAAAACGGATGATCTTTATAATACCAACATTTTAGAACACCATTGTACCGTTTCACGATACCACCGACTTGTTCAGCCCTGCCGATCTAAAGAGCCTGCTGGCGCCTGTTGTAAAAATGTTTAAAGTCAATTTCGTTAATAGATTCAGTTGAATTTAAGCAACAGCCACTAGTCTCTTGTATGCGCAGGTCCAATGATATCCACTTCTGTCATTCGCGTATCAGGTGTCGCAGCTGTAGTCAGTGCGTTGCATCCACTaacagccctcactcacctgcgtCTCTCTGTCCGCTCTTAGCGCGTCTATTCCTCCGTCAGTTTCAAAATATATAGTTGATGGCGAGCGAGGACGCAGACGAGTcttctgttagatgtgtacattTGTTACTTTGGAGTAGCGAGCAATGTTGAATACAATTCATCGCCTGTTATTACCGAGCACAGACCAGTCCGAGTAGTTCACAGGCATGCCGTGTCAGAGGTGAAATGGAGCACCCTTTCGAGACAGGCATGCTTTACAGGAACAACAAAAAGCGTCTAGTCTTTAGTTGGCCTAAACGTTCAAAAAATATTACCCATATTATTAACGGAATGCCTTTTTTCCCTTCCTATCGGGATTCACCGCATTTTATATCATTTCACAAACCATGTCGTGGGCCGTTTTAAACTAATCCCGGGTTGCTTATAATTGGTTTGATTACAAACAACGTTCAATCATGTTATCTAGCTAGCCAACAACCTGGTAATTGACAGTAGGCTTAGGCACATTTGATTGGCACAGGAAGAAAGGAAAAGGGTCTGCTACTCATGACATGTGCTTCAAAAGGTAGGATTCATATAGGCCTAAACTATATCAAAAATCGATTACTTTCTGGTATTCCTTaaattctgtttggtgcctatcCTTTTAAAAGTTGTTAGCATGggagtatgtgtgtttgttggAGGGAGAGGTGTGTATGAGCGTGAGGAAGTGCCTTAACTGAAGAGTaattacacggaacccaaaccggctgcgcacgtgcgccatcgtgcatacatttattttgtccccccacaccaaacgtgatcacgacacgcaggttaaaatatcaaaacaaactctgaaccaatgacattaatttggggacaggtcgaaaagcattaaacatgtatggcaatttagctagttagcttgcacttgctagctaatttgtcctatttagctagcttgctattgctagataatttgtcctgttatataaacattgagttgttattttacctgaaatgcacaaggtcctctactccgacaatccacagataaaacggccaaccgaatcgtttctagtcatctctcctccttccaggctttttcatctttgaacttatatggtgatcgcatctaaactttcatagtattaccacaatgaccggcaaaacagttgtcttacaatcacccacgtgggtataaccaatgaggagatggcacgtgggtacctgcttctataaaccaatgaggagatgggaggagttctattttagcccttggcatcgcagacgctAGTTGgtgcacgcgagcagtgtgggtgcaatatttCAATAACAttgatttctacatttattttgcgacgctGGCGCACACGatgtgtccggtctggtcagtaTGTAAAGGTTTCAagcagtgttttccccttactgacaaaaaaatgtattaaatgtatgcattcactactgtaagtcgctctggataagatcatctgctaaatgactaaaatgtaatgacatgcagatcattatgcatgtATATTCCTCCAGCCAAATATGACCAAGTCAGCCATTCTATTATACACTAAACAGTGTGAATTTAAATTCAATGTGTGAATTACAGTGACAGGTTTCTGGAGAACGTTTAGGAAACAAGCTTCCGAGGGACAGGGCGAACAGGATGCTCGGCCACTTATTATTTTTCCAACGTGGCATCATGATACTTGGCCTGATGTAAAAATGGtttgtaaaatgttggtatcgtgACAAGCCTAGTAAGTTTAGAAATACATTGTATGCGGTTGGTTATAGTATGGAGAGTACGaaagataaaaatatatatacacaattaCCACACATTCATTATCTCATTGCAATGTGCCTGGTAATAATGAAGTTCTAGCTTGATTTGTCACACCTAGGTGaatattcaaatcaaatgaaaagGCACAACTTAATGTCAAGTTGACTTTTAAAACAAGCACCCCTAAGAAAAGCATTATCAAACAATGGATTTACATTGAATATCCAACAACGCTTCACATGGTAGAAATCCGATGCACCAAACCACTTTGAACATTTCAACATAAAACTCTCATGGGGATGGTTGGTGACAGTCTAGGAAAAACGGAGAATACACTGTGCCAAAGTCATAGATGTACTTTCTTGTAACGAAGTATTGTGTTAAGGCAACTTCCCACCTCGTAACTGCTTGAAGAACCTTGTCCGAAGTTTAAAAGTTCTGATACATGGTAACACAGGGGAAATGTCTACAGCTGTAGAGCCTGACTTGTTTTGCAATGTTTTTATAAAATTGTCACTGTCTAATGGTTGTAGACCATGCAGTTTTTCGAGAGTTCGGTCTTCATTCAGCCACCGTCCCGGTCCTTGTATTTCCTTCAAAGTGAGAAGACCCATGGCAGGGTTGGAACTAAAAGCAACTGCTGCCTTGGCCCTCTGAACTGGGCCTTGTATTCATAGCAGCGTTTTGGTGTGTCTTATGGTTGGTGAAGCCATCTCCAATACTCTATCTGACAGCATGTCACATGATGCGTGTATATATGAGAGCATGTGTCGAGGGAAAAAAAGTTTAAACAACTTTGGCCCATGCATTATCTAACTTGATGTTGGGTTTCGAAAGTCAGAGCACCCTGTTTACATGGCAATTGACAACCTAGCCCTCGTAGGTTTCGTCGATAGCTATCTTTATCGGTTTTCTTTCCACAGAACCAAGTGAATGCTATGGTCAGGCATGCTCGTGGCGAACACGAGGCCAGAGTCATTTCGCCCATCCAGCCCATTGAGCCAGGAGGTGACTCCCGGCAGGAAGCTGGAACCTCGTTTGGACTTCCTGTAGGCAGGCAGAGGCCAACGACCCGTTATCTTTTCTGTCCTCAGGTCCATGACATACAGGAAGTCGGTGTCGAAGAGGAGCGAGAACACCTCGCCGAAGCTGAGCAGGGAAAGGTTGGCGGGGTCCTGCGTTTTGATGACCCTGGAAAGAAGGAGATTCAGCAACTGATTGTTGGCAGGTATGAAGGGCTCCGTTACATTCCATGCATGAACACCCACAAAACTCCTTTTGTTCGCAACCATGGATATTGTGAGTCATATACTCCAAAGTTCTGAGGATTTTGTGGCTTATTCACAGCAAGTCTAGCAAGGAATCAAGTCGTTTACAACCTGGTTGTTTTGAGGGTTAAAGTTCTGTTTCTATCAGGAAACAAGGCCCTGGGCAGTTTACCTGAGGATATCGAAGCTGGCAAAGTCCCACTGGTAGACCCCCAGGTCCGAGCTACAAACGACATAGCGGCCGTCAAACTGCAGGCGAGGCTGCAGACACACACTACGGTCCTCTGACACGGACAAGGTCTTCAAGCACTTGCAGTTGATTTCCCTGCCTATAGgccaaacctatgaaataaccaatgatacacacacattcatttgTTTATATGTGTGGGAATATATGCATCTCTGTAGAGAAAACAGCACTGTGGTCAAAATGTGCTGAGGGGGACACTGTATGGAGCCATCTTACGTATTACAGTGACAAAAGACAAAGCACAGGGTTAAATTATTGCATGAAAGTTGAATGGCAGCAGATGCAAAGAAGAACAAATGAATTAACCATATTACCTTTATTTCATATTTGTCAGCACTCAACAGAATGTAGTCACCAGGACAGTGCACCATGGATTCTACTTCACTCTTCTGAAGAATCACCTACACAGTGGAAATGGTTTGATAGTCTTAATATGTGAGACAAGTTTGGGTCCTTCATCTAGTATTCTTATTGAACACTGGGTAGCTTGCAGTTTGTAAACTAAATGTACCAGAAAAAAAAAGCTGTGAATGTGCTAGATAGGGCTTTACTATAGATTAACACTGCAAAACCTTCTCCTTTCATCCATTTCACAGGCATTTGCACAAGACAATGGGCAcaatcactgatctacaaatcaccttgcatcccaAATATCTACTCAAGATTAGCAAAAAATGTGGTGCAATTCTGCCCCAGGTCCTCAACAGGTACCCACAAACATGCCGATTCAATTTTCCAGCAATCCTTAACATAACCAAGGACAGGAGGTTGATAGGCAGGTTTACCTTGGTGACCCACTCAGTATGTCCCGTGAGGGTGTTGAGGCAGACGCCTGCCGACAGGGACCACACCTTCACAGAGAAGTCGGCCGAGCCGCTCACCAGCGTGTCCAGGTCATCCTTGTAGTCCACGCTGAACACTGCCAGAGGCAAGGAGAGAGACCTGGCTTTGGTACACCAACACACATGGCTCTGCCATTTGTGACCATCATAATTCGTAGCCTTAAGAATTTTTTGGGGTTGAAAAATAGAGCTATTTAGACACTGATAAGTTCTCTACAACCGGTCTATGGAGGCTACATGGAGTGGTAGCTCCCACGCATAAAATCAGAGTTCATATCTGCCTGTCAATCAAAAACCCACAGATCAGCACAGTCCAGCTGTCTCTAGGAAACAATGCCTAACTCACAAAATGTATTTCCTAAAACCCAAATGAACAATGGACGTAACACCCCTAAGTCAGCAACTGGGAAAGGTAGGGACCCCAGCGGTACACTGACCTGCACCCGTGTGCCCACGGAACTGCTGGATCTTGGCACCTGTGCTCCACTCCCAGCAGGCGATAGTGTTGTCAAAGGACCCAGTCACCAGCTTCTGCTCATCAAACTTCACTGTGGCACAGGTGTGTGTCTGAATGCCGTAGATGCACTGCCCGGTGCGGACGTCCCACAGTTTGGCAGAAAGGTCATCAGAGCCTACAAGATCATTTGTGAATTTTACGAGGATagcctgatgaagacagcttggctgtcgaaacgttggtgaATGAAATTATTGCATCGGAGCTCGAGGTTGCAGCTTTAACATCTTATTTTAAAGAAAGGTCATCAGAGCCTCCGAAATAATTAGAGTTTTACAATGAGGAATTAAAGAATTACATGTATGAATGTAACGACAACATTTTAACAGACTACAAAAGACCTCCAGCAAACTAGCGATTGTTACAGATACTACATTTTGCACAAACGTGCCAATTGAAGCATTATTCACAGATGCTAACACCTAAACCTAAAATTCAACCTAACAGGCAAAAGAGTAATAAGGCCACCTGGCCAAATTTATGGTAGGAGAACACTGAAGACCACTCACCACACCCCAGAATGACCATACGCATATAACCCACCTGTGCAGAGAAGGCCGTCCTTGTAGTAGAGGGCGTAGACGCGCGCACTGTGCCCGATGAGCGACGAGGTCTCAAAGGCCTCCTGGTCCTTCAACTGCATCATGCGCAGCTTGGCCTTGAGGTAGATACCCTTCCAGTGGGACGCGTCCTGGATGGAGTCGTCGATGCGCCAGCCCAGGTCCTGGCACACACCCTGCCACACCTCCGTGCACGCACTGATCACCTACGGGAGATACCAAAAGGATTATATAGTTCAACCGGAACCGAGGACAAAGCAACCCAAACAAACATCAAATCTAACTAACCGAGGCAAATCTTAGGAAGAAAGGTTCAAAATGTGGAGGTCCAATATCAAAGTTAACCTCAATAACATTGGAGTAAGTACCATTTTACAACACACGTTAAAATAGGTCCTTACTTGCACCACACCACTAGTACATTTCTCAATCCAAAATATTATcattaaccacgtttccatccagttatgcgagtaaagtcatagcTTACAAAAACAATGTTatcatgacagctgtgatggaaataGGAAGTTTCGGTTCAATTTTATAAATATAGACATTTTTTTGTtcaacatggtgggatctttttgtgtccgtaaaattaattatgcgagaaatggtggtGAAACGCCTTTATgctcaaatattgatataatatcgAACATATCAAAGTCACATGATGATATGGATGTGTGGTACTACCACTCAATGCAGTTTTAgtctacagatgaaataagttaaacttcacagggtggtgaagtgcatggtgatcttgatgcgcctttccaataaatatcgagggtcttattctggtggcatgatttttt
This window harbors:
- the LOC115203786 gene encoding F-box/WD repeat-containing protein 2, which gives rise to MEKAAFEGWLESVSAYFLTLSDQQRNQSLDQLISLSGAVQLRHLSNGLEALLKRDFLRLLPLELTFYLLHWLDPQTLLTCCLVCKQWNKVISACTEVWQGVCQDLGWRIDDSIQDASHWKGIYLKAKLRMMQLKDQEAFETSSLIGHSARVYALYYKDGLLCTGSDDLSAKLWDVRTGQCIYGIQTHTCATVKFDEQKLVTGSFDNTIACWEWSTGAKIQQFRGHTGAVFSVDYKDDLDTLVSGSADFSVKVWSLSAGVCLNTLTGHTEWVTKVILQKSEVESMVHCPGDYILLSADKYEIKVWPIGREINCKCLKTLSVSEDRSVCLQPRLQFDGRYVVCSSDLGVYQWDFASFDILRVIKTQDPANLSLLSFGEVFSLLFDTDFLYVMDLRTEKITGRWPLPAYRKSKRGSSFLPGVTSWLNGLDGRNDSGLVFATSMPDHSIHLVLWKENR